The following coding sequences are from one Ornithodoros turicata isolate Travis chromosome 1, ASM3712646v1, whole genome shotgun sequence window:
- the LOC135378628 gene encoding uncharacterized protein LOC135378628 isoform X2 has protein sequence MIRVSLVLVFTFGLLSSGGTVPDRNQPLLTTTPASHLDLDTTGATEQANLTVPRRFSVPSTSSKRSITTEVRNATIPISPVDEGAPVNTTSIHSTGPVSNAVLQIMKNSKTLSDSVQQLSGDVKQHKNAAEEAFARLSRIELVQERLRDVVNKSTITREKNELSISDNLESLSSFMDDLKVSRIEEVRAIKSSIARLTDDVENKLSKQLENVANSVRSKYSFDAVNVTKFVEMVNVSGVEYIESDLFVVYGHTAHLSLGVHLVENETWLGIYLLLCRGEEDALLQWPFRANYTLSIFHPRDPAKDVHKTVNIDQYCPDFSEKPKESCNPGCGFEKCLLWDTAKEDGYIHNGAITVGIALRS, from the coding sequence CTTGACTTGGACACGACAGGAGCAACTGAGCAGGCGAACCTCACAGTTCCCCGAAGATTCAGTGTACCCTCGACGTCATCAAAACGGAGTATCACAACAGAAGTGCGGAACGCCACTATCCCGATATCACCAGTAGATGAGGGTGCTCCTGTGAACACGACGTCGATCCACTCTACTGGTCCTGTGTCCAACGCTGTGTTGCAGATAATGAAGAACTCTAAGACGTTATCAGACAGTGTACAGCAGCTATCAGGTGATGTGAAGCAGCATAAAAATGCAGCCGAGGAAGCATTTGCCCGGTTGAGCAGGATTGAGTTGGTTCAAGAGCGTCTTCGTGACGTTGTTAATAAGTCGACAATAACCAGAGAGAAGAACGAATTATCGATTTCGGATAATCTAGAGTCACTTTCTTCTTTTATGGATGACCTTAAGGTGAGCAGGATTGAAGAAGTCCGTGCAATAAAATCTTCTATTGCGCGTCTAACAGATGATGTGGAGAATAAACTATCGAAACAGCTTGAGAACGTAGCGAATTCGGTTCGCAGTAAATACTCTTTCGACGCCGTAAACGTCACAAAATTCGTAGAGATGGTGAACGTGTCAGGAGTAGAATACATCGAAAGCGATTTGTTTGTCGTCTACGGTCACACAGCCCATCTTAGTCTTGGGGTACATCTTGTTGAGAACGAAACGTGGTTAGGCATTTACCTTCTCCTGTGTCGTGGCGAAGAGGACGCCCTTCTTCAATGGCCCTTCAGGGCGAACTATACACTTTCCATTTTCCATCCCAGAGATCCGGCAAAGGACGTGCACAAAACAGTCAATATCGATCAATACTGTCCAGACTTCTCAGAGAAACCAAAAGAAAGCTGTAACCCGGGTTGTGGTTTCGAGAAGTGTTTATTGTGGGATACAGCTAAAGAAGACGGCTACATTCATAACGGCGCCATCACCGTAGGTATAGCGCTTCGTTCATGA